The following DNA comes from Candidatus Methylomirabilota bacterium.
CACCCCCTCGTGCTGGCCAAGCAGCTGGCGACCCTCGACGCGCTCTCGGGTGGCCGGCTGATTCTCGGCGTGGGCGCCGGCTGGCTCGAGGAGGAGTACCGCGCGCTGGGCGCGCCGTTCGCCGAGCGGGGGGCCGCCACCGACGAATATCTGAAGGCGATGCGCACGCTGTGGACGGCGGAGCGGCCGCGATTCGCCGGCAAGTTCGTCACGTTCCCGGAGGTGCTCTTCGCGCCGCGGCCCCGCGCCACGCTGCGGGTCTGGGTCGGTGGCAACAGCCCGCGGGCGCTCCGGCGCGCCGCCGAGCTGGGCGACGGCTGGCTTCCCATCTGGCACGCGGCGACGGGCCGAGGATTCACGCCCCCGGCGCTCCGGGACAAATGCGCCGAGCTGGAACGGCTGCGGGCGCGGGCGGGGCGTGGCGGGCAGGGCGAGGTCGCCGCGCTGATGCCGCTCGCCATCACCGACAGGGCGTCCACCCACTCCCCCGAGCCTCTCGTCGGCGCCGCCGACGCCATCGTCGAGATGCTGCGCCGCTACCGCGACGCCGGGCTCGGTCACGTCATCCTGACCCCGTACTACGGGCTGCCGGCCGCGCTGCTGCCGAAGAGCCTGGAGGAGGTCGAGCGGCTGCTGGCGGCCTTTGCGGGCGACATCCGGCCGCGCCTGTAGGCGTCTGATGCGCGGTCGGGGGCTGGCGCGGCGCCTCGCCGGTCTCGTGGCAGTCGTGCTGCTGGCGGCGTGCGCGCGGCTGCTGGGCGACGGCGGCCCCACCCGGTTGATCACGATCGTGGTCGTCAGCGACTGGCACGGCCAGCTCGAGCCGGTGAGCGTGACCGTCGACGGCGCTCCCCGCCGGGTCGGAGGCGCGGCGGTGCTGGCGGTCTACTTCGACCGCGAGCGACGGCGCAATCCCGGCGGCACGATCGTGGTGACCGCCGGCGACGCCTTCGGCGCCACGCCCCCGCTGGCGAGCTTTCTCGAAGACGTGCCCGCCGTCGAGGCGCAGAACGCGATGGGGTTCGACATCGACACGCTCGGAAATCACAACTTTGACCACGGCCTCGAGCGGCTCCGCAAGCTGATCAGCCTGGCCCGCTTCCCCTACGTCGCCGCCAACATCGTCGGCCCCGACGGACGGACAATCGCCACTCCGACCCACGTCTTCACCCTGAACGGTCTCCGGGTCGCGGTGATCGGCGTCGGCAATCCCGAGACGCCCGCGCTGGTGGCGCCCGGCCGCACCGGCGACTATCGATTCCTCGATCCGATCCCCCTGATCAACGCTCACGCGGAGAGGCTGCGCGGAGAGGGCGCGCACATCGTGGTCGTCCTGGCCCACCTCGGCGCCACCGGGGTCGGGCTCGACGGCGCCCCCCGGGGCCCGCTCGCCGAGGTGGCCCGTGCCATCAGCGGCGTCGACGTACTGATCGGCGACCACAGCGACGTGAGCGTCAACGCCGTGGTCGAGGGCGTGCTGGTCGTCGAGAACCGGTCCAAGGGCGCCGAATACGCCGTGATAGACCTCGTCTACGACCCGGAGCGCCGGGCCGTCGTCAAGAAATCGGCGACCCAGAAGCATCCCTGGGCCGACCGGATCGTCCCCGACGCGCGCCTGGAAGCCATGATCGAGGGCTACCGGGCTCAGGTCCGCCCGCTGTTCGATCGGAAGGTCGGGGAAGCGGCGGCGGTGCTGGGGCGCGCGCGCGCGCGCGAGTCGCCCCTCGGCAACTTCGAGACCGACGTGCTCCGCGCGGCGTACGGGACCCAGTTGGCCTTCGACGTGTCCGGCGCCCAGCGGGACGATCTGCCCTCCGGGTACCAGCCCGCCGACCGGCGGCTGCGGCGCCCGACGCCGGGCTACGTCGCCGGCCCTCCGTACGACCTCGTGCGGGGCGACTTCTTCGCCGTCTTCCCGTTCGACAACCTCGCCGTCACGTTCCGGATCAGCGGACGCGCGCTGTGGGGGGCGCTCGAGAACGGCCTGTCCCACGGCCTCGTCGTGGACGGGCGGTTCACCAACGCCGCCGGTCGCTTTCTCCAGGTCTCCGGCTTCACCTATCGCTTCGACCCGCGGCGACCCCCCGGCCGCCGTGTCGTCACGGTGAGGCTGCTCGACGGCCGACCGATCCGGCCCGACGAGACCGAGTACACTGCCGTCACCAGCGACTTCGTCTACCGCGGCGGTGACGGCTACACGATGATCGACAACGGCAGCGGCACGACGCGCGAGCTGATCGCCGAGACGGTCGGTCGCGTCGTCCAGGAGCGGGGCACGGTGAAAGCTCGGATCGAAGGGCGGATCGGGGAGGGCAGCGGCGAATGAGACCACCGCATCGAAACGCCTACCGGCCGATCGTGATGGGACGGCGCGGGGTGGTGACCTCCGCGCACCCGCTGGCCTCGATGGCGGGAATGCAGATGCTCCTGGAGGGCGGCAACGCCGTCGACGCGGCGGTCGCGGTGGCCTCGACGCTGAACGTCGTCGAGCCCTTCATGTCGGGCATCGGTGGCATCGGGCTCATGGTCGTCTCTACGGCGCGACACGGCGAGCGGCACGTGCTCGACTTCATCGGACGGGTGCCGAAGGCCGCCGATGCCGCCCGCGCGACCGCGGCCGACCTCGAGGCCGGTCCCCGGGCGTGCCTGACGCCGGGAA
Coding sequences within:
- a CDS encoding TIGR03619 family F420-dependent LLM class oxidoreductase, whose protein sequence is HPLVLAKQLATLDALSGGRLILGVGAGWLEEEYRALGAPFAERGAATDEYLKAMRTLWTAERPRFAGKFVTFPEVLFAPRPRATLRVWVGGNSPRALRRAAELGDGWLPIWHAATGRGFTPPALRDKCAELERLRARAGRGGQGEVAALMPLAITDRASTHSPEPLVGAADAIVEMLRRYRDAGLGHVILTPYYGLPAALLPKSLEEVERLLAAFAGDIRPRL
- a CDS encoding 5'-nucleotidase C-terminal domain-containing protein, with the protein product MRGRGLARRLAGLVAVVLLAACARLLGDGGPTRLITIVVVSDWHGQLEPVSVTVDGAPRRVGGAAVLAVYFDRERRRNPGGTIVVTAGDAFGATPPLASFLEDVPAVEAQNAMGFDIDTLGNHNFDHGLERLRKLISLARFPYVAANIVGPDGRTIATPTHVFTLNGLRVAVIGVGNPETPALVAPGRTGDYRFLDPIPLINAHAERLRGEGAHIVVVLAHLGATGVGLDGAPRGPLAEVARAISGVDVLIGDHSDVSVNAVVEGVLVVENRSKGAEYAVIDLVYDPERRAVVKKSATQKHPWADRIVPDARLEAMIEGYRAQVRPLFDRKVGEAAAVLGRARARESPLGNFETDVLRAAYGTQLAFDVSGAQRDDLPSGYQPADRRLRRPTPGYVAGPPYDLVRGDFFAVFPFDNLAVTFRISGRALWGALENGLSHGLVVDGRFTNAAGRFLQVSGFTYRFDPRRPPGRRVVTVRLLDGRPIRPDETEYTAVTSDFVYRGGDGYTMIDNGSGTTRELIAETVGRVVQERGTVKARIEGRIGEGSGE